One window from the genome of Nicotiana tomentosiformis chromosome 5, ASM39032v3, whole genome shotgun sequence encodes:
- the LOC104116738 gene encoding protein YELLOW LEAF 1, choloroplastic-like — MLSTASTTMSAVTLPIVRAGDKQFKPIVSVPAGLQPLCMQSQLINSRRRLMSRVQEKRASIICSAALNARCAEGQTQTVTREQSTITVAPVQGKEKSPALDDGGSGFPPRDDDGGGGGGGGGGGNWKGGFFFFGFLAFLGFLKDQEDEGPYRDQRRR, encoded by the exons ATGTTATCAACCGCCAGTACCACTATGAGTGCAGTTACTTTGCCAATAG TGAGAGCAGGGGATAAGCAATTCAAGCCAATAGTATCTGTTCCTGCTGGCCTCCAGCCGCTTTGCATGCAATCTCAACTCATTAACAGCAGAAGACGCTTAATGAGTCGTGTCCAAGAAAAACGTGCTTCAATAATATGTTCTGCTGCTTTG AATGCCAGATGTGCTGAAGGCCAGACGCAGACGGTCACACGGGAACAATCAACCATTACAGTTGCACCAGTTCAAG GTAAGGAAAAATCTCCTGCACTGGATGATGGTGGGTCTGGGTTTCCCCCTCGTGATGATGATGgcggtggaggtgggggtgggggtggtggAGGCAATTGGAAAGGTGGGTTCTTCTTTTTCGGTTTTCTTGCTTTCTTAGGCTTCTTGAAGGACCAGGAGGATGAAGGACCCTACCGGGATCAACGGAGAAGATGA